The segment TCGTCACCTAAGACTATAATGGAAGATAAAACTGTTGAAAGAACATACGAAATGCCAGCTTATGAGTTAAGTAAGCTGCACGATTATCTCACAGATGTTCTCCAACTAGAAGCTGTCGCTTGTAAAGACTGGCTTACTAATAAAGTGGACCGTTCGGTTACAGGTAAAGTAGCCAGACAACAATGCCAAGGAGAAATTCAATTACCACTGAGTGATTGCGGTGTTGTCGCACTGGATTATACAGGTACCAAAGGGATTGCAACATCTATTGGTCACGCCCCACAAGCTGGATTGGCTAATCCAGAAGCTGGATCTATTCTATCCGTTAGTGAAGCTCTTACAAACTTAGTATTTGCTCCTTTAGTAGATGGACTTGATACCATATCATTATCAGCCAACTGGATGTGGCCTTGCCGTTCACAAGACGGTGAAGACACTCGCCTTTACTCTGCAGTACAAGCATTAAGTAATTTCTGTTGCGACCTAGGCATCAATGTCCCTACAGGAAAAGATTCTCTTTCAATGACTCAGAAGTACCCTGATGGAGATAAAGTTATAGCTCCCGGTACTGTTATTGTCTCTGCAATGGGAGAAGTATCCGATGTAAAACGAGTAGTATCTCCTGTATTAGTTAATAATACTAAGACTTCTATTTACCACATTGACTTCAGCTTTGATAGCTTTAAATTAGGAGGATCAGCATTTGCTCAAAGTCTGGGTAAAGTAGGACAAGAGGTTCCAACTATTCAAGACTCTGAATATTTTAGAGATGCATTTACTGCTGTACAAGAACTGATCAGCAAAGGACATATCTTATCAGGTCATGATATTTCTGCAGGTGGATTAATTACAGCACTTCTCGAAATGTGCTTTGCCAATACAGAAGGTGGTATGGAGATAAATCTAGACAGTATTCCTGAAGATGATTTAATCAAAATACTCTTTGCTGAAAACCCAGGTATCCTAGTACAAATTGACGATAAAAAAGCATCTAGCATTCTAGATCTATTAGAAGAACAAGGTGTAGGAATCGTAAAAATAGGTAAGCCTTCAGAAGAAAGACACATACTTGTCTCTAAAGCTGGTGCAACCTATCAGTTCGGCATTGATTATCTACGCGACGTATGGTATTCAACTTCATACTTATTAGATAAAGATCAATCGTTTAACGGAAAAGCTAAAGAACGTTACGAAAACTACAAAAAGCAACCTTTAGAATTTGCTTTCATGCCAAGCTTTACAGGCAAGTTATCCCAATATAAGCTCAAAGCATCTCGCACACATTTATCTGGTATTAAAGCAGCTATTATCCGAGAAAAAGGAACCAATGGTGAAAGAGAAATGGCCTATGCTCTGCATCTTGCAGGCTTTGATGTAAAAGATGTAATGATGACCGACTTAACCAGCGGCAGAGAAACTTTAGAAGATATTAATATTGTTGTTTTCTGCGGTGGATTCTCCAACTCAGACGTTTTAGGATCAGCCAAAGGTTGGGCTGGAGGAATACTTTTCAATGATAAAGCAAAAGAAACTATCAAACGTTTCTATGAAAGAAAAGACACTCTTTCACTTGGTATATGCAATGGATGTCAACTAATGATAGAATTAGGACTTATTTATCCAGATCATAAAAAGAAAGTCAAGATGCTTCATAACGACTCTCATAAATTTGAATCATCATTCCTGGGTGTTACTATCCCCACAAATCGTACAGTGATGTTTGGATCATTAAGTGGAAGTAAATTAGGTATATGGGTAGCTCATGGCGAAGGAAAATTTGATTTACCTTATGAACAAGAGAAATATAATATTGTAGCTCAATATAGCTATGATGAATATCCTGCCAATCCGAATGGATCCAAGTATGCTACCGCAGCTGTTGCTAGCAATGATGGTCGTCACATCGCTATGATGCCTCACTTAGAAAGAGCTATATTCCCATGGCAAAACGCATTCTATCCGAATGACAGACGAAAATTTGATCAAGTTACTCCATGGATTGAGGCATTTGTAAATGCAAGAGAATGGATTGAGAAAAACAAAAAGTAATCCTAACCTTTATTTTATATTTTTTATTCAGGGAAGACTATCGCAAGAGGTCTTCCCTGATTTCTTTGTACTAAACCATAGACAAGCCTATAAAAATCTCAGAGACCTACTAGTATATCTGGAAAACGCATCTAGAAGGAGTTCTATAGTTACTTAATCATTAAACATTTGTAAAAATTTAGTGGTAATATAAATTAATAAAATCTAATCATTAATTTTAAAAAGATATCTTTTTTGAGAAGAGCATAAATTTGTCTTTGATGCTATTTTTTTTTAGTTTTGTAAGACATACAATAGTCAGTTTTGGGAAACTCCCCAATATAACACCCAACTATTATGAAGAGACTTATACCCGTACTCTGTCTCCTTTTTTTATCAATAATAACACAAGCACAGTCCTACACCTACCTAGGTGTTAACGAAGGATTAAGCCACAGACATGTCTATAGCATACAAAAAGACAGCAAAGGTTATATGTGGTTTCTTACTTATGAAGGAGCTGATAGATTCAATGGAGCAGAGTTTAAACACTATAATTTTTTCCTTGATGGACATAAACTAAATTCATCAACACACTTAAAAAATCTATTTTATTCTCCCGATAATATTTTATGGCAAATAGGTTCTGATGGCAAAGTTTTTCAATACAACAACTATTCTGATGAATTTGAGTTATTTTATACTTATCCCAACGAGTCTAACGAAACAACGATACTCGATTTTAGCGATATTGATGAGAATAATAGAATATGGATGGCCTATCAAGGAAACTTACACATTTACAACTACCAAAAACGTAAAGAAGTAAGTATTACTCAACATCCCCTTTATGCAGCAACTAGCATCGAACAACTACAAGGGGACTCATATGCTATAGGTACTACACATGGCGTATTTTTAGCCGAAATAAGAAATGATTCTCTTCAACTAACTACCAATTCGTTATTAATAGAAAAGCTTCCTATGCGTATAGAACAACTCTACTATCATAAGGAAAGCAACTCTTTGATAATCGCCACTCTTAGGCAGGGATTGTTTATTTACGATATTGAAAAAGGTACATTATCCTCGCAGCTTGATTTACAAACAACTAGTGTTAATAAAATGACACACTATAACGAGGATGAAATTCTTGTTGCGACCAATGGAGCTGGTGTGTTTCTACTAAATGTAACTAAACAAACACTCCAACCATATATCATTGCAGATTATGATAGCCCCAATGGAATGAATGGGAATAACATCAAAGATATTTTTTTAGATGAGAGTGATCGAATTTGGATGGCAAATTATCCCGAGGGTATTACTATACGGAATAACCAGAATATGAACTACGAATGGATCAGACATATTCCAAAACATTCGCAATCTCTTATTCATGATGAGGTAAATTGTATTTTAGAGGACAAGGATGATGATTTATGGTTTGCAACAACCAACGGCATTAGTTTATATCATACAAAAACTGATCGCTGGGAATCTTATTTATCTTCCTATAACCAGGAGTTAACAATCAATAACCATATGTTTATTTCTTTATGTGAAGTAAGCCCTGGTATTATATGGGTAGGAGGATACAATTCAGGAGTATATGAGATCAATAAGCACACACATAAATCGAAATTATTATTATCTAATCAACTCCAGCAAATTAATCAACCCGATAAGTGTATCCGTGCTATTGTAAAAGATAAAGACAACTCGATTTGGGTAGGTGGTTATTACAATTTGAAACAAATAAATATAGGAAATGAGCGTATTCGCTATTTTAATGACTTAAACTCCATTACTACTTTAGTAGAAAAAGATGCATCTAGTATTTGGGTAGCTTCAGCCAAAGGGTTATACATTTTAGAGAAGAAATCGGGTAATAGCAGAAAAATAGATTTACCCATCATTTCTCCTTTTGTTCATACACTTCATCAAGACAAAACAGGAAACTTATATATTGGAACAAACGAAGGCTTACTAATCTTCGACCCTAAAAGTGGTATATTTAAGCATTTTCATAAAGAAAACTCATTCTTGATTTCAAATATTGTTCGTTCTATTGTTACCGATAAGGATGATAATTTTGCTTATTTAGCCACAGACAAAGGTCTTTCAAAATTAAATCTAGAGGATCTAAGTTTCCAAAACTGGACTAAAGACCAAGGTTTACTCACTACTTTCTTCAGTGGTAATACAGGTATCCAACTTAAAAATGGTGATTACCTCTTTGGTAGTGCAAATGGAGTAGTTCGGTTTGGGCAAAACAGTAAAGTTCAATCGGGCTACAACTCTAAAATGATTTTAGAGGAACTAATAGTTAATCAACAAGTCATTCATCCAACAGACAACAATACTGTTTTAAATGCTCCACTTAACGAAGTAGATCATATAACCCTAAAATTTAAAGAAAACAACGTTTCAATAAAAGTAGGCTCAATAAATTATGATTATCCATCTAATATTCTTTATACATGGAAAATGGATGGACTTTATGATAAGTGGAGTTTACCTACCGAAGAAACCAAGTTCAACTTTACAAATCTGAATCCAGGTACTTACAAATTTACTGTCAGAGCCATACCCCGAGATAACTCTAAAGAGGTATTAGAAGAAAGAGTTATCCATATTGAAGTTTTAAATCCTTATTGGTGGAATGTGTTAGCCAAAACAATGTATCTACTAATAATCGTAGGCTTATTAGTATTAATTACTCGTTACTTCATACAAAGAAGTGAAAAAAAGTTAGTAGACCATACTAAACAGTTCTATTATAACACGGCTCATGACATTAAGGTACCTCTAAGATTAATAAAAGAGCCTCTTCAAGAAATCCACGAAAAAGAACAACTATCACCTAATGGCTTGAATAACTTACGAGTGGTTCTTAGAAACCTAAACACTCTATTAGCTCAAAATGATAATGTTATTAATTACGAAAGAATGCAGAAGAATAAAAACAAACTTTACCTCTCCGAACATAATCTTTCGCACCTAGTTGATCGAATCATAAAACAAACACTACCGATTGCCGAACTCAAGCAGGTAAGTATAAAACTAGAAAACACACTAGAAGAAGACTTATTGGTGTGGATTGATAAAGATAAAATTAAAGCGATCTTTAATAATCTATTAAATAATGCCATTGAGAAGACACCAGACTTTAAGTCGGTAAAGCTACAAATGGGTATGGATACTGATTCTTGGTTCTTTGAAGTTAACCATGAAGGAGACCTTATTCCAGAGGAGCAATTAAACAGCTTAAAAGATGGAAAATGCCTAGATGATGCTATCTATGGCAATACGGAAGCTCAAAAAGAATTAGGTCTTCGCTTAGTTTGTCAACTAGTTAAAGTACACAATGGTACTGTTAGTTTAGACAGCAATAAAGAGAGCGGAACTACCTTTAGAGTTAATTTACCTTTCTACCATAAAAGTATGGCATATGAGGCACCTAAAGAAGAACACAAAACTATTCTTAAACTACCTCCAGTCATCCATAGACTGCCGATACTTAAGAAAGGAACCCCTATTAATCACAAAATATTAAACAATCACGATTTTGTTAATGATGGCAGAAAGCCAACCGTTCTTTTAGCCGAAGATGACGCTACATTGCAAGCCGAAATCATTAATAATTTATCAGACGATTATATTATTGAAACAGCGAAACTAGGACATGATGCTATCCATATGGCAAAAGAACTACGCCCAGATATAATCATTTCTAGAATGTATTTTCAAGACATGAAGGGTACAGAACTTTCATTAACACTTAAAGGAGATATTGAAACCTCACATATTCCGATTATCCTATTAACAGATAAGAATGATGAGAAGCATATCTTAAAAGGATTGCAAAATGGAGCCGATGAATACATCCTAAAACCTTTTAATTATCGAATTTTAAAGGCTTCAATGGCAAATTTATTGGCAAATAGAGCCTTACTAAGAGATAAATACGCTAGTTTAGAAATTCAAGAACCAATAGATTGCATACACTGTTCTACTAATCTAGACTGGAAGTTTATTGCTACCGTAAAAGAAAAGGTGGAAGAACATATGTCGGAAGCCGATTTTACTGTCGATAAGCTATGTGCTATTTTAAATATGAGTAGAACAAGTTTCTACAATAAATTGAAAGATTTAACGAACAAAACACCGTCAGATTATATACGACTCATCAAATTAAATCATGCCGCACTACTCTTAAAAAGTCAAGAGTTTACAATTGCAGAAATAGCAGAAAAGACAGGGTTTAATGATGCTAAATACTTTAGAGAAGTATTTAAAAAGCATTATAATATGACACCATCAAAATATGCTAAAGAAAACTCATAATGAATCCGTATCTACAATTATTTAGAATTTTTTTCAAAATAGGAGCATTTACAATAGGTGGAGGTTATGCTATGGTCCCTATTATAGAGGACGAAATAGTAACAAAACGAAAGTGGATATCACAAGAGGAGTTTGTGGATTTACTTGCGATAGCGCAATCTGCTCCTGGCATTTTAGCTGTAAATATATCCATCTTTATAGGGTACAAGTTAAAAGGGATTAAAGGTTGTTTTGTGACAACTCTGGGTTCTGTACTTCCATCTTTTCTCATCATATTGATGATTGCAATGTTTTTTCAAGCTTTCAAAGACAATATATATGTTGAGAAAATGTTTAAAGCCATTCGTCCTGCAGTAGTTGCTTTAATTGCTGCACCAACTTTTTCTATGGCTAAAACAGCAAAAATATCTATTTACAATGTATGGATTCCAATTGTATCAGCCCTCTTGATATGGCTTATGGATGTCTCTCCTATTTGGATTATTGTGGCTGCAGGCGTGTTAGGTTTTGCATGGGGTCAAATTAAAAAAAATAAAGCATGATTACACTATACTTTGAATTGTTCTACACCTTTTTTAAAATTGGGTTATTTGGATTTGGAGGTGGTTATGCCATGCTTTCTATGATCCAAGGAGAAGTTGTTACACATTACCAATGGCTCACACCACAAGAATTTACAGACATAGTAGCAATCAGTCAGATGACTCCTGGACCAATAGGTATTAATGCTGCTACCTACGTAGGATACACAGCTACAGGAGGGAGCATATTAGGTTCTATAGTTGCTACTTTGGCTGTTGTTTTTCCCTCCTTTATACTTATGCTCTTAATCAGTAAGTTCTTTTTAAGATATAGTAGCCACCCTACTGTAGAGGCTATATTTAGTGGATTAAGACCTGCGGTGGTTGGACTTTTAGCTTCTGCAGCTTTAGTCTTAATGGATAAAGAAAACTTCTCTTCACCACAACTAGATATGTATTCTTTTATCTGTAGTATTGCTATTTTTGCATTAGCATTTTTCTTCTCAAAGTCCAAATACAAAATAAACCCTATACTACTCATAATTATATGCGGAGTGATAGGGCTTATTATCTATTAACAATAAAGTAAAATACTATAGAGACACTTTCTTTCTCTTGTATTTAGACTCATTATGTAATCGGTCTAAAGCTGTAACTACATAAGTATATTTTTTCTGACCATCCACATAAGGCAACTTATAGAACTCATTGGGTGTAATGGCTACAATATGAGAAGGATCTTCTAGGTCTATCTTCTGCCCCCTTTCAAAACGATAAATCACGTAGCGTATAGCCTCATCCATTAATGTTTTTGCCTTTGGTGCTGTCCAGAATAACATATATCCATCTATCGTCCAAAGACTTTTAACTTTACGAACAGATTTTGGAGCTTTATCATCCATAAAATCAAATACAGGTACAAGGGAAGGATATTTATTATATTCAGATACTAAAGCATCTAAATATCTACCTTCATTGGCTACTACAGATGTAGCAGGCCACTGACAACTACCACCGACAGACTGATATGAACGCTGAATACGCATTTTCAGAGGTAATTGGTTCATATTTGGATTGTTGGGATCAGCATGCTGAATAGTATTTGGAACAGATTGTCCAATAAAAAGTGGACGATTACTGCTGTTTTTAGCCCACCAATCTACTAAAACTTGATAATCTGCAACTGGATGTCCTACATGCCAATAGATTTGAGGAATATTATAATCTACCCAACCTTTATTGACCCATAATAAGACATCAGCATATAAATCATCGTAGTTTTGTAAGCCATTGGTTCTACTTCCAAATGGATTAGAGCGTTCATTTCTATAGATCCCGAAAGGACTTACACCGAATTTAACCCATGGTTTAATCTCTCTTACGGTCTCATGAATTTGCTTAATCAACAGATTCACGTTATCCCTTCTCCAGTCACCCTTATTTGTATATGCAGAGCCTAACCTTCTAAAACTAGGATCATCATTAAACTCCATCCCGTCTTTAGGATAAGGATAAAAATAATCATCCATGTGTATCGCATCGACATCATATCTATTTACAATATCACTTACAATGCTACAAATGTAATTTCTATTTTCTTGAAGGGCTGGATCAAAAAACAATTGATTTCCATATTGAATAAAACGCTCGGGGTACTTTATATAGGGATGAGAATAAGCTAACTCTTTATTTATATTCATCATAGCTCTGTATGGATTTATCCATGCATGTAATTCCATACCTCGCTTATGACATTCTTCTACCATAAAAGCCAAAGGATCCCAATAAGGATTAGGTGCTTTCCCTTGTTGTCCAGTAAGAAATCTACTCCAAGGTTCTAAGTTGGATTCATAAAGGGCATCACCTTCAGCTCTAATCTGAAAAATAACAGCATTCATGTTTGCTTTTTTTAAAGCATCTAATTGATTCAGTAAACGCTGTTGTGCTTGTGCTGTAGATAAACCTTGAAATTGTCCATTAATAATCTGTATCCAACCCGCTCTAAACTCTCGTTTCGGATACTTTTGAGCCAGTAGATCTCCAGAGAATCCGAATATCAAAAAAATAATCAGTATAAAAAAAGGTATTTTACTCTTCATTGCTTATTTTAATTAGTTCGCAGCAAATATATACTTTTATTACCTCTTTTCATTATAAAAAGTAAAAACTGCAAACACTTTATACTATGTAACTTGTTTATTAAAGCAATTAGCATATTATAAGAAGTTTAATAAAAATCTACTTACTCAATTATGGGTAAAAAGAGGTACAAAAACATTAACTTTGCATTTCAATCAAAAAGAAGGAACTAAATGGCCGAAGGGAACTATATATCAATTAAAGGAGCTCGTGTAAACAACCTGAAAAATATAGATGTTGATATTCCTAGGAATAAACTTGTGGTTATTACTGGGTTATCAGGTTCTGGAAAATCATCTTTAGCTTTCGATACATTATATGCTGAAGGGCAGCGTAGATATGTAGAGAGCTTATCAAGTTATGCACGTCAGTTCTTAGGTAGAATGAGTAAACCTGAATGTGACTTTATAAAAGGTATTCCTCCTGCTATTGCCATCGAACAAAAAGTAAATAGCAGAAACCCAAGATCAACAGTGGGTACATCTACCGAAATATATGAATATTTAAGACTATTATATGCCAGAGTAGGCAAGACATACAGTCCTATCAGTGGTAAAGAAGTTAAGAAACACTCTATGAATGACATCGTAGAATGTATGTTGTCTTACCCAATAGGTACAAAATTTACAATTCTTACCCCTGTCCTTGTACGCCAAGATCGTACTTTGGAGGAGCAGTTGGAAATGGATCTAAAACAAGGATTTAACCGAGTAGAAGTCAACGGAGAAATTATTCGTATTGATGCTTATACCCCCAACTCACAAGACCAAGTACATCTATTAATCGATCGAATGAAAGTCGATAATAGTAAAGATACAATTAGTAGATTAACAGATTCTGTAGAAACTGCATTGTATGAGGGTGCAGGAAATTGTATTCTTCGATTCTTCCTTCCCAACGGAGAAAATATCACTCATTCATTTAGTAATAAGTTTGAAGCTGATGGCATTGAGTTCGAAGAACCCACCGATCAGATGTTCTCCTTCAACTCCCCCATTGGTGCATGTCCTGAATGCGAAGGTTTTGGTAAAGTTATGGGCATAGACGAACACCTTGTTATACCCAACAGAGCATTATCTATTTACGAAAATGCAGTATTTTGCTGGAGAGGTGAAAAGATGAGTGCATGGAAAGATAAACTGATCAGCAATGCAGATAAGTTTGGTTTTCCAATATTTACACCCTATTATGAACTCACAGAAGAACAAAAAAACATTCTATGGGAAGGTAATCAATATTTTGAAGGGATCAATGATTTCTTCAGTATGCTGAAAGAAAACCAGTACAAGAAACAGTACCGTATTATGCTTTCTCGCTATAGAGGAAAAACAACTTGTCCTAAATGTAAAGGCACTCGCTTAAAACCTGAAGCAAATTATGTTAAAGTTGGAGGTTTGAGTATTACTAAATTAGTAGATAAGCCAATAAACGAACTTAGCCTATTTTTTAAACATCTAGAACTCTCTGAATATGAATTGAAGGTTGCTACTAGAATATTGACTGAAATTACTAGCCGCATCCAGTTCCTTATTGATGTTGGTTTGGGTTATCTTACTCTAAATCGATTAAGCAACTCTCTCTCGGGAGGAGAAAGCCAAAGAATAAACCTAGCTACCTCATTGGGTAGTAGCCTCGTAGGTAGTTTATACATTCTAGATGAACCCAGCATCGGTTTACACAGTAGAGATACTGATAAACTTATTAATGTACTAAAACAGCTAAGAGATCTAGGCAACACAGTAGTTGTTGTAGAACACGATGAAGAAATAATACGGGCAGCCGACTATATCATTGATATAGGTCCGAAAGCTGGTAGGCTAGGTGGTGAAGTTGTTTACGAAGGAGATATGAATAACTTGCAACCCAATAGTAATAGTTATACAGTAAAATATCTTCTTGGGGAAGAAACGATACCCGTACCTCAACACAGAAGGCCTTGGAATAATTATATTGAGATTAAAGGAGCTAGAGAAAACAACCTTAAAGGTATTGATGTAAAATTCCCTCTTAATGTAATGACTGTAGTTACAGGTGTTTCTGGCTCGGGGAAAAGTACCTTAGTACAAGATATATTCTTTAGAGCATTAAAAAGACAACTCGATGAGTACACAGATAGACCAGGAGAGTTTACTGAGTTGACAGGTGATATAAAGTTACTAGATAACATCGAGTTTGTAGATCAGAACCCCATAGGGCGTTCATCTCGTTCTAATCCAGCCACATACTTAAAAGCTTATGATGAAATTCGTAAGTTATGGGCTAACCAACCTCTTTCTAAGCAAATGGGATATAAACCAGGTTTCTTCAGTTTTAATAGTGAAGGAGGAAGATGTGAGGAGTGTAAAGGTGATGGAACCATTACAGTGGAAATGCAATTTATGGCCGACCTTGTTTTGCAATGTGAATCATGCCACGGCAAACGCTTCAAGCAAGACACTTTAGAGGTTATGTATCATGGAGTAAATATTTACGATATTTTACAAATGACCGTAAATCAAGCTATTGAGTTTTTTGAGAAGAATAAAGAGCCCAAGATTGTGAAGAAGCTCAAACCTCTCCAAGATGTTGGCTTGGGTTACATTCGCCTAGGACAATCTTCTTCTACTCTATCGGGAGGTGAAAACCAACGTGTCAAGCTAGCTTTTTATCTAAGTCAGGAAAAAGCTAAACCTACATTATTCATCTTTGATGAGCCTACAACAGGACTTCACTTTCATGATATCAAAAAACTATTAGAAGCTTTTGATGCTTTGATCCTAAGAGGTCACACTGTCTTAATCATTGAACACAATATGGATGTGATCAAGTGTGCAGATTATATTATTGATTTAGGACCAGATGGAGGAGATAAAGGTGGTGAACTAATAGCCACTGGCACTCCTGAAGAAATAACTCAATACCCTAAAAGCCACACTGGATATTTCTTAAAAGAAAAACTAGAAAACAAAGAATAAAAAACAGATACAAAACGGAGGTAAGCACATATAACTTACCTTCGTTTTTATATGTTACTCAACAAGATACCAGTCATTCATGCCAGAGATGATAAAGCATCATATCGGTGTCATGAGATTGCTTTGACACCGACATGTCATCATCATGTCAGGGATCTAGTTAGTACTTGCCTAAGACTTACAATAAGAAATTCAAGCACAACTCTCTTTTTTTACTTTATTTCAAGAGACCACTAATAGAAAAATGGTCAATCCAAAAGACTTTAGATTGACCATTTTTAGTTTCTATTTATGTGATAGATTAAAAATAAAAGCTAAAACCTATCTTCAATCCAATCTTTGAGTTATCACTATCTTTCACACTCAAATCCCAATATACTGCTGGTTCAATAGTAACTGTTTTACTCAAGAAATAAGCATAACCAGCTTCTAATAAAAAAGCAAAGTCATTAGTCTTATCCATATGTTTGTACTGAATACTACTCAACTGCAAACCACCACTTAGGTAGATTCCAATATTATCAAAATAATACCTTGTTTTAGCAGCTAGCTTATATTTATCCACAGGACTAGACCAGTCACCACCTAGATCTGCTAAAACTGCCCAATTATCTTGTAAAAAATAACCGCCGCCCACTTCAAAACCAAAGTGTCCTTTTGATCCACTACTATATGATAAATCTAGACCAGTAATAGAAGTATTAACAATAAATTTACCTTCTTCAAACTGAGCACTTGCTCCAATAGTTGTTAGTAAGCAAACAACTAGTAATAATAATTTCTTCATATTTTATTTTTTATCAGGGTTACCCATCTCTTTTTCTCGCTCTTGTGCATATTTCTCTTTCTTACGAAGCACAAACCATAAAATTAAGATGATTAAATAAGAAAAGCCAATAGTCAGATACTCTTCCATTGTATTTTGTCTTTCTACAAAAACTAAAAAAT is part of the Bacteroides coprosuis DSM 18011 genome and harbors:
- a CDS encoding Phosphoribosylformylglycinamidine synthase (COGs: COG0046 Phosphoribosylformylglycinamidine (FGAM) synthase synthetase domain~InterPro IPR000728:IPR010918~KEGG: bfs:BF3154 phosphoribosylformylglycinamidine synthase~PFAM: AIR synthase-related protein, C-terminal; AIR synthase-related protein~PRIAM: Phosphoribosylformylglycinamidine synthase~SPTR: Putative uncharacterized protein;~IMG reference gene:2504108107~PFAM: AIR synthase related protein, N-terminal domain; AIR synthase related protein, C-terminal domain~TIGRFAM: phosphoribosylformylglycinamidine synthase, single chain form), which produces MILFFRTPNDSVIAVDCNQDLPPTDCNKLCWLFGEAELEGKETLEGYLVGPRPEMISPWSTNAVEITQNMGLQGIERIEEFFPVKDKNADYDPMLQHLYDGLNQRIFISNRTPEPIQHIENIASYNEKEGLAMSPEEIEYLNQLEKDLGRKLTDSEVFGFAQINSEHCRHKIFGGTFIIDGEEKESSLFDMIKKTTKENPNRIISAYKDNVAFAAGPKVELFAPADHAKSDYFKTSEVESIISLKAETHNFPTTVEPFNGASTGTGGEIRDRMAGGKGSWPIAGTAVYMTSYPRLEEGREWESILPIRKWLYQSPEEILIKASNGASDFGNKFGQPLICGSVLTFEHTENNEVYGYDKVIMLAGGVGYGRKRDSLKGQPEPGNKIVVLGGDNYRIGLGGGSVSSVDTGRYSSGIELNAVQRANAEMQKRANNVVRALTEEDNNPIISIHDHGSAGHVNCLSELVEGCGGSIDMSKLPIGDKTLSAKEIIANESQERMGLLIEKDSIEHVKAIAERERAPMYIVGETTGDDRFSFVQADGVKPFDLAMDQMFGSSPKTIMEDKTVERTYEMPAYELSKLHDYLTDVLQLEAVACKDWLTNKVDRSVTGKVARQQCQGEIQLPLSDCGVVALDYTGTKGIATSIGHAPQAGLANPEAGSILSVSEALTNLVFAPLVDGLDTISLSANWMWPCRSQDGEDTRLYSAVQALSNFCCDLGINVPTGKDSLSMTQKYPDGDKVIAPGTVIVSAMGEVSDVKRVVSPVLVNNTKTSIYHIDFSFDSFKLGGSAFAQSLGKVGQEVPTIQDSEYFRDAFTAVQELISKGHILSGHDISAGGLITALLEMCFANTEGGMEINLDSIPEDDLIKILFAENPGILVQIDDKKASSILDLLEEQGVGIVKIGKPSEERHILVSKAGATYQFGIDYLRDVWYSTSYLLDKDQSFNGKAKERYENYKKQPLEFAFMPSFTGKLSQYKLKASRTHLSGIKAAIIREKGTNGEREMAYALHLAGFDVKDVMMTDLTSGRETLEDINIVVFCGGFSNSDVLGSAKGWAGGILFNDKAKETIKRFYERKDTLSLGICNGCQLMIELGLIYPDHKKKVKMLHNDSHKFESSFLGVTIPTNRTVMFGSLSGSKLGIWVAHGEGKFDLPYEQEKYNIVAQYSYDEYPANPNGSKYATAAVASNDGRHIAMMPHLERAIFPWQNAFYPNDRRKFDQVTPWIEAFVNAREWIEKNKK